One genomic region from Cellulomonas hominis encodes:
- the panD gene encoding aspartate 1-decarboxylase, whose product MTSLLRPMMIGKLHRATVTQADLHYVGSITVDAHLLAAADLLPGQQVDVVDVTNGARLTTYVIAGEAGSGQICINGAAAHLVHPGDVVILIAYGMLSDAEARTYEPKVVLVDAQNRVVDTGHDPGTVPAQWTAESGLHPSGVPFDEGRALVERDGAGAAGAAAAGDGAGANDAGRDAGAAR is encoded by the coding sequence ATGACCTCGCTGCTTCGGCCGATGATGATCGGCAAGCTGCACCGCGCGACCGTGACGCAGGCCGACCTGCACTACGTCGGGTCCATCACGGTGGACGCGCACCTGCTCGCCGCCGCGGACCTGCTGCCCGGCCAGCAGGTCGACGTGGTGGACGTGACCAACGGCGCCCGGCTGACCACCTACGTGATCGCGGGCGAGGCCGGCTCCGGGCAGATCTGCATCAACGGCGCCGCCGCGCACCTCGTGCACCCGGGCGACGTCGTCATCCTCATCGCCTACGGGATGCTGTCCGACGCCGAGGCCCGGACCTACGAGCCGAAGGTCGTCCTCGTCGACGCGCAGAACCGCGTCGTCGACACCGGGCACGACCCCGGCACCGTCCCCGCGCAGTGGACCGCCGAGTCCGGGCTGCACCCGAGCGGCGTGCCGTTCGACGAGGGCCGCGCGCTGGTCGAGCGCGACGGGGCCGGCGCGGCGGGCGCGGCGGCGGCCGGGGACGGGGCGGGGGCGAACGACGCCGGGCGGGACGCGGGCGCCGCGCGGTGA
- the panC gene encoding pantoate--beta-alanine ligase — protein sequence MTEARGQAPAVARTRAELAAALRGGTTRAVVMTMGALHAGHLSLVREARARAGQVVVTIFVNPLQFAPAEDLDRYPRDLPGDLAALTGPDLLGAGDVVFAPEPGEMYPDGDPAVRVSAGPVGTVYEGATRPGHLDGVLTVVLKLLHLTDPDVALFGRKDVQQLAAVRGMVRDLDVPVEVVGVPTVRDADGLALSSRNAYLSAAEREQALSLSRALEAGRATAARGGGPDEVRAATRAVLDGAGVGTDYVALVDDLTFADVHAPTDGPAVLAVAATVGSTRLIDNTDVRWDR from the coding sequence ATGACCGAGGCACGCGGCCAGGCGCCCGCTGTGGCGCGGACCCGGGCGGAGCTGGCGGCGGCCCTGCGGGGCGGGACCACGCGCGCCGTGGTGATGACGATGGGCGCGCTGCACGCCGGGCACCTGTCCCTGGTCCGCGAGGCCCGCGCCCGCGCCGGGCAGGTCGTCGTGACGATCTTCGTCAACCCGCTCCAGTTCGCGCCCGCCGAGGACCTGGACCGCTACCCGCGCGACCTGCCGGGCGACCTGGCCGCGCTGACCGGCCCGGACCTGCTGGGCGCCGGCGACGTGGTCTTCGCCCCGGAGCCGGGGGAGATGTACCCGGACGGCGACCCCGCCGTGCGGGTGTCCGCCGGCCCGGTGGGCACGGTCTACGAGGGCGCGACCCGCCCCGGCCACCTGGACGGCGTGCTCACCGTGGTGCTCAAGCTCCTGCACCTGACCGACCCCGACGTCGCGCTGTTCGGCCGCAAGGACGTGCAGCAGCTCGCCGCCGTCCGGGGGATGGTGCGCGACCTGGACGTGCCGGTCGAGGTCGTGGGCGTGCCCACCGTGCGGGACGCCGACGGCCTGGCGCTGTCCTCCCGGAACGCGTACCTGTCCGCCGCCGAGCGGGAGCAGGCGCTGTCCCTGAGCCGCGCCCTGGAGGCCGGCCGGGCGACGGCCGCGCGCGGCGGCGGCCCGGACGAGGTGCGCGCCGCGACCCGCGCGGTGCTCGACGGCGCCGGGGTGGGCACGGACTACGTGGCCCTCGTGGACGACCTGACCTTCGCGGACGTGCACGCGCCGACGGACGGGCCCGCGGTGCTCGCGGTGGCCGCGACCGTCGGCAGCACCCGCCTGATCGACAACACCGACGTGAGGTGGGACCGATGA
- a CDS encoding Rossmann-like and DUF2520 domain-containing protein, producing MTRLGIGVVGAGRVGAVLGSALRAAGHPVVGVSAVSAESRERADALLPGVPVLDVPEVVRRAELVLLAVPDDALADLVAGLAATGAWQAGQIVVHTAGRYGAAVLDPARAAGVIPIALHPAMTFTGTSLDLSRLEGCTFAVTAPTPVLPIGQALVVEMGGEPVVVDEAARPLYHAALAHGANHLVVLVAQAGQALAAAGVADPGAVLRPLLAAALDGALRAESAGGGRDAEGEVTNGAVTMLTGPVRRGDAGTVRDHLAELTALGVRTGATDVAASYRALSRAATGRALAAGLLRPEQGEALLDALADPVPDPPPGPSGAAPGGPAHAAGPDGGTVHDAHDDEHGREEHDPPAVDGEDQA from the coding sequence ATGACGCGGCTGGGGATCGGCGTCGTCGGCGCGGGCCGGGTCGGCGCCGTGCTGGGCAGCGCGCTGCGCGCGGCCGGGCACCCGGTCGTCGGCGTGTCGGCGGTGTCCGCGGAGTCCCGGGAGCGTGCCGACGCGCTGCTGCCCGGCGTGCCGGTGCTCGACGTCCCGGAGGTGGTGCGCCGGGCCGAGCTCGTGCTGCTCGCGGTGCCCGACGACGCGCTGGCCGACCTGGTCGCCGGGCTCGCGGCCACCGGGGCGTGGCAGGCGGGGCAGATCGTCGTGCACACCGCCGGGCGGTACGGCGCGGCCGTGCTGGACCCGGCCCGCGCGGCCGGGGTGATCCCGATCGCGCTGCACCCCGCGATGACGTTCACCGGGACGTCGCTGGACCTGTCCCGGCTGGAGGGCTGCACGTTCGCGGTGACGGCCCCGACGCCGGTGCTGCCGATCGGGCAGGCGCTGGTCGTGGAGATGGGCGGCGAGCCGGTCGTGGTCGACGAGGCCGCCCGGCCCCTGTACCACGCGGCCCTCGCGCACGGGGCGAACCACCTGGTGGTGCTCGTCGCGCAGGCCGGTCAGGCGCTCGCGGCCGCCGGGGTCGCCGACCCCGGGGCGGTGCTCCGGCCCCTGCTGGCCGCGGCCCTGGACGGCGCGCTGCGGGCCGAGTCCGCCGGCGGCGGCCGGGACGCCGAGGGCGAGGTGACCAACGGCGCGGTGACGATGCTGACCGGCCCGGTCCGCCGCGGCGACGCCGGGACCGTGCGGGACCACCTCGCGGAGCTGACCGCGCTCGGCGTCCGGACCGGGGCGACCGACGTGGCCGCGTCGTACCGGGCCCTGTCCCGCGCGGCGACCGGCCGGGCGCTGGCCGCCGGGCTGCTGCGCCCCGAGCAGGGCGAGGCGCTGCTGGACGCGCTGGCGGACCCGGTGCCGGACCCGCCGCCCGGGCCGTCCGGCGCCGCCCCGGGCGGCCCGGCTCACGCCGCGGGCCCGGACGGGGGTACGGTGCACGACGCGCACGACGACGAGCACGGCCGGGAGGAGCACGACCCGCCGGCCGTCGACGGGGAGGACCAGGCATGA
- a CDS encoding PH domain-containing protein, which translates to MPAGAAPAGSPVPTPPSDDLGWRRMHPVTPAVKGWKVLVAVLAIIVWNSADEVRDLAEWLGARAWLFVAGAVLLVALAGFGYSAIAWRMTRFAVTDEAVHLRSGVLFRQQRQARLDRLQAVDVVQPLLARILGLSELRLEVAGGAGSAVSLAFLREAEAEQLRAELLARAAGLHRPSGAAVPAGAPVATVTAPAPDAAAPAPGTAPAPAPAPGDPGWQGPAPVAPERPVYEVPVGRLLLSTVLSSSMVWLLALAVALVVLIVTSGRFESAFALLPALLGVVSYTWTRFNRGANFRAAISPDGIRLRHGLTEARAQTVPPGRVQAVQVTQGLLWRRPDWWRVEVNVAGYGSGTDQAQTENVLLPVGTRDEALLALWLVLPDLGTADPRALVDAGLAGRGTDGTWAVAPRRSRWLDPVGWRRHGVAVTDRALVLRSGVLVRRLVVVPHERTQSLALAQGPLQRRLGLASFQLHSTTGPVSPRVDHLDARVAAGLLDEQATRARTARAGAGPEQWMRRA; encoded by the coding sequence GTGCCCGCGGGCGCCGCACCGGCCGGGTCCCCGGTCCCCACGCCGCCGTCCGACGACCTCGGCTGGCGGCGGATGCACCCGGTCACCCCGGCGGTGAAGGGGTGGAAGGTCCTGGTCGCGGTCCTGGCGATCATCGTGTGGAACTCGGCGGACGAGGTGCGCGACCTCGCGGAGTGGCTGGGGGCGCGTGCCTGGCTGTTCGTCGCGGGCGCGGTCCTGCTGGTCGCGCTCGCCGGGTTCGGCTACTCGGCGATCGCCTGGCGGATGACCCGGTTCGCGGTGACGGACGAGGCCGTGCACCTGCGCTCGGGCGTCCTGTTCCGGCAGCAGCGGCAGGCCCGGCTGGACCGGCTGCAGGCCGTGGACGTCGTGCAGCCGCTGCTCGCGCGGATCCTCGGGCTGTCGGAGCTGCGGCTGGAGGTCGCGGGCGGCGCGGGCTCGGCGGTCTCGCTGGCGTTCCTGCGGGAGGCGGAGGCCGAGCAGCTCCGGGCCGAGCTGCTGGCGCGCGCCGCGGGGCTGCACCGGCCCTCCGGCGCGGCGGTGCCCGCGGGCGCGCCGGTCGCGACCGTGACGGCACCCGCCCCGGACGCGGCGGCACCGGCCCCGGGCACCGCACCCGCACCCGCACCCGCGCCCGGGGACCCCGGGTGGCAGGGTCCCGCCCCGGTCGCCCCCGAGCGCCCGGTGTACGAGGTCCCGGTCGGCCGCCTGCTGCTGTCCACCGTGCTGTCGTCGTCGATGGTCTGGCTGCTCGCCCTCGCGGTCGCCCTGGTCGTGCTGATCGTGACCTCCGGCCGGTTCGAGTCGGCCTTCGCCCTGCTCCCGGCCCTGCTCGGTGTCGTCTCGTACACCTGGACCCGGTTCAACCGGGGCGCGAACTTCCGCGCGGCGATCTCCCCGGACGGCATCCGGCTCCGGCACGGCCTGACCGAGGCCCGGGCGCAGACGGTGCCGCCGGGCCGCGTCCAGGCGGTGCAGGTCACGCAGGGCCTGCTGTGGCGCAGGCCCGACTGGTGGCGGGTGGAGGTGAACGTCGCGGGCTACGGCTCGGGGACCGACCAGGCCCAGACGGAGAACGTGCTGCTCCCGGTCGGCACCCGGGACGAGGCGCTGCTGGCCCTGTGGCTGGTGCTGCCGGACCTGGGCACGGCCGACCCGCGCGCGCTGGTCGACGCGGGCCTGGCCGGCCGGGGGACCGACGGCACCTGGGCCGTGGCGCCGCGCCGGTCGCGCTGGCTGGACCCGGTCGGCTGGCGCCGGCACGGGGTCGCGGTCACCGACCGGGCGCTGGTGCTGCGCTCCGGCGTGCTCGTGCGCCGGCTCGTGGTCGTGCCGCACGAGCGCACGCAGTCGCTCGCGCTCGCGCAGGGGCCGTTGCAGCGCAGGCTGGGCCTGGCGTCCTTCCAGCTGCACTCCACGACCGGGCCGGTGTCGCCGCGGGTGGACCACCTGGACGCGCGCGTCGCGGCCGGGCTGCTGGACGAGCAGGCGACGCGCGCCCGCACCGCACGCGCCGGGGCGGGGCCGGAGCAGTGGATGCGCCGGGCATGA
- a CDS encoding PH domain-containing protein codes for MTTPDGDAAQPLPDAAPAAPSPLPESEPFEPAGVDWTPVSPRLASARLVVGLGWLAVPLAGLVVAAALAQQLWLWLAAAAVAALAVWVLWLVPRQVRALGYAERADDLLLRRGILFRSMVVVPYGRMQYVDVTAGPLARRLGIASVQLHTASPGTDASIDGLPTAEAARLRDQLASRGEARLAGL; via the coding sequence ATGACCACGCCCGACGGTGACGCCGCCCAGCCGCTGCCCGACGCCGCACCCGCGGCGCCGTCCCCGCTGCCGGAGAGCGAGCCGTTCGAGCCCGCCGGGGTCGACTGGACGCCCGTCTCGCCGCGCCTGGCCTCCGCGCGCCTCGTCGTCGGGCTCGGCTGGCTGGCCGTGCCGCTCGCCGGCCTCGTGGTGGCGGCCGCGCTGGCGCAGCAGCTCTGGCTGTGGCTCGCCGCGGCCGCGGTCGCCGCGCTGGCCGTGTGGGTGCTGTGGCTCGTGCCGCGGCAGGTCCGGGCGCTCGGGTACGCGGAGCGCGCCGACGACCTGCTGCTGCGCCGCGGCATCCTGTTCCGGTCCATGGTCGTCGTGCCCTACGGGCGGATGCAGTACGTCGACGTCACCGCCGGCCCGCTCGCCCGCAGGCTCGGCATCGCGTCGGTGCAGCTGCACACCGCGTCGCCCGGTACCGACGCCTCCATCGACGGCCTGCCGACCGCCGAGGCCGCCCGGCTGCGCGACCAGCTCGCGTCGCGCGGCGAGGCCCGGCTGGCGGGGCTGTGA
- a CDS encoding DUF3180 domain-containing protein, whose translation MQRTRVRTLLLLTAVTTALGWLVVRLLASRGWTLPPVPWPMVAVLVLIAAVVLGLGWSVRQYLRGKRPALDPLRAARTAVLAKASCYTGALLAGWYLAQVLEVLGDLHIEAQRERAASAGLAVLGAVVLAVAGLLAESFCRIPPPEDPEEPAPAPDAAAG comes from the coding sequence ATGCAGCGCACCCGCGTCCGCACGCTCCTGCTCCTGACGGCCGTCACCACCGCGCTCGGCTGGCTGGTGGTCCGCCTGCTCGCGAGCCGCGGCTGGACGCTGCCGCCCGTGCCGTGGCCGATGGTCGCCGTACTGGTGCTCATCGCCGCGGTGGTGCTCGGGCTCGGCTGGTCCGTGCGGCAGTACCTGCGGGGCAAGCGGCCCGCGCTGGACCCGCTGCGCGCCGCCCGGACCGCGGTGCTCGCCAAGGCGTCCTGCTACACCGGGGCGCTGCTCGCGGGGTGGTACCTGGCGCAGGTGCTCGAGGTGCTGGGGGACCTGCACATCGAGGCGCAGCGGGAGCGCGCGGCGTCCGCCGGGCTCGCGGTGCTCGGCGCGGTGGTGCTCGCGGTGGCGGGGCTGCTGGCCGAGTCGTTCTGCCGCATCCCGCCGCCGGAGGACCCGGAGGAGCCGGCCCCGGCCCCGGACGCCGCCGCGGGCTGA
- the folK gene encoding 2-amino-4-hydroxy-6-hydroxymethyldihydropteridine diphosphokinase, whose product MSDEDVAGRGGHRLDRIRLTGVSATGYHGVFPHERREGQTFVADVVAHVDTRRAAATDDLAHTLDYGALAEQVVAVLAGEPADLIETVAERIAATVLGHPQVQAVDVAVHKPQAPITVPFGDVVVEVRRDRTWLPAAEPLAADAPRWHPVAGPSPASAPAEPDPAGEPLAVVPAPVAPAPVVPAVPALAPPDPDPLALAAATTVLPAAPPPADPPGPVPGPVLPEARPADDDVVDAELVQDALDAAPDGPVEVVLAIGSNLGAAQDTLRDAVADLAAVPGVEVLDVSALARTAPVGGPEQPDFLNAVVIARTTLSPRDLLRATSGIEQAHGRERQVHWGPRTLDIDIIVYGHVSAVTDDLELPHPRAHERAFVLQPWAQVRPDAVLHGLGGGPVAALAATAPDRDGVRWLALDWLTAPVPAALPDPGAADDAAAADPLGRLDP is encoded by the coding sequence ATGAGCGACGAGGACGTGGCCGGACGCGGGGGGCACCGGCTGGACCGGATCCGCCTGACGGGGGTGAGCGCCACCGGGTACCACGGGGTGTTCCCGCACGAGCGCCGCGAGGGGCAGACCTTCGTGGCCGACGTGGTCGCGCACGTCGACACCCGGCGGGCCGCCGCCACCGACGACCTCGCGCACACGCTGGACTACGGCGCCCTGGCGGAGCAGGTCGTCGCCGTGCTCGCCGGCGAGCCCGCCGACCTGATCGAGACCGTCGCGGAGCGGATCGCCGCGACCGTCCTCGGGCACCCGCAGGTGCAGGCCGTCGACGTCGCCGTGCACAAGCCGCAGGCGCCGATCACCGTGCCGTTCGGCGACGTGGTGGTCGAGGTGCGGCGGGACCGCACCTGGCTGCCCGCCGCGGAGCCGCTCGCCGCGGACGCGCCACGGTGGCACCCGGTGGCCGGGCCCTCGCCGGCGTCCGCGCCGGCGGAGCCCGACCCGGCCGGGGAGCCCCTGGCCGTCGTGCCCGCTCCCGTGGCCCCGGCGCCCGTGGTGCCCGCGGTCCCCGCGCTCGCGCCGCCGGACCCCGACCCGCTGGCCCTCGCCGCCGCGACGACCGTGCTGCCCGCAGCGCCGCCGCCCGCCGACCCGCCCGGACCGGTGCCGGGCCCCGTGCTCCCCGAGGCGCGCCCCGCCGACGACGACGTGGTGGACGCCGAGCTCGTGCAGGACGCGCTCGACGCGGCGCCCGACGGACCCGTCGAGGTCGTGCTCGCGATCGGCTCGAACCTGGGCGCCGCCCAGGACACGCTGCGCGACGCGGTCGCCGACCTCGCCGCGGTCCCCGGGGTCGAGGTGCTGGACGTCTCGGCCCTCGCGCGCACCGCCCCCGTCGGCGGGCCGGAGCAGCCGGACTTCCTCAACGCGGTCGTCATCGCCCGCACGACGCTGTCGCCGCGGGACCTGCTGCGGGCCACGTCCGGCATCGAGCAGGCCCACGGGCGCGAGCGCCAGGTGCACTGGGGGCCGCGCACGCTCGACATCGACATCATCGTCTACGGCCACGTCTCGGCGGTGACCGACGACCTCGAGCTGCCGCACCCGCGTGCCCACGAGCGGGCGTTCGTCCTGCAGCCCTGGGCCCAGGTGCGCCCGGACGCGGTGCTGCACGGGCTCGGCGGCGGACCTGTCGCCGCGCTCGCCGCGACCGCCCCCGACCGCGACGGCGTGCGCTGGCTGGCGCTCGACTGGCTGACCGCCCCCGTGCCCGCCGCGCTGCCCGACCCGGGCGCGGCCGACGACGCGGCGGCCGCCGACCCCCTCGGGCGGCTGGACCCCTGA
- the folP gene encoding dihydropteroate synthase produces the protein MGVLNVTPDSFSDGGRWFTPDAAVAHGLALVADGADLLDVGGESTRPGAARVPVAEELDRVLPVVRELAGRGVPVSVDTTRAEVAEPAVAAGAVVVNDVSGGLADPAIREVVARTGVVYVAMHWRGHADVMDSLADYDDVVTDVRRELAERVAELRAAGVADHQVVLDPGLGFAKPGSANWPLLARLPELVADGFPVLVGASRKRFLGHLLAGPDGTPAPPAERDAATAAVSALAAAAGAWCVRVHEARGTADAVRVAARWTAAAPSGKDDR, from the coding sequence ATGGGCGTGCTCAACGTGACGCCGGACTCGTTCTCCGACGGCGGGCGCTGGTTCACGCCGGACGCCGCCGTCGCGCACGGGCTCGCGCTGGTCGCGGACGGGGCCGACCTGCTCGACGTCGGCGGCGAGTCCACGCGCCCGGGCGCGGCGCGGGTGCCGGTCGCCGAGGAGCTCGACCGCGTGCTGCCCGTGGTCCGCGAGCTCGCGGGCCGCGGCGTGCCGGTCAGCGTCGACACCACCCGGGCGGAGGTCGCGGAGCCGGCGGTCGCGGCGGGTGCCGTCGTGGTCAACGACGTCTCCGGAGGCCTGGCCGACCCCGCGATCCGGGAGGTGGTCGCGCGCACCGGCGTCGTGTACGTCGCGATGCACTGGCGCGGCCACGCCGACGTGATGGACAGCCTCGCGGACTACGACGACGTCGTCACCGACGTGCGGCGCGAGCTCGCCGAGCGGGTCGCCGAGCTGCGGGCCGCCGGGGTCGCGGACCACCAGGTCGTCCTCGACCCGGGCCTCGGGTTCGCGAAGCCCGGCTCGGCGAACTGGCCGCTGCTCGCGCGCCTGCCCGAGCTGGTCGCGGACGGGTTCCCGGTGCTGGTGGGTGCGTCCCGCAAGCGGTTCCTCGGGCACCTGCTGGCCGGGCCCGACGGGACGCCCGCGCCGCCTGCCGAGCGCGACGCGGCCACCGCGGCGGTGTCCGCGCTGGCGGCCGCCGCGGGCGCGTGGTGCGTGCGGGTGCACGAGGCACGAGGAACGGCCGACGCCGTGCGCGTCGCTGCCCGGTGGACGGCGGCGGCGCCGTCCGGGAAGGACGACCGATGA
- the folE gene encoding GTP cyclohydrolase I FolE, which yields MPGSDGRGAHRPPHEVPAYDAPRAEAAIRELLLAVGEDPDREGLRDTPARVARAYQEIFAGLRQDPVDVLSATFDIGHEEMVLVKDIEVYSTCEHHLVPFHGVAHIGYIPGATGRVTGLSKLARLVDVYARRPQVQERMTGEIADALVEVLEPRGVLVVVECEHLCMSMRGVRKPGSRTVTSAVRGQMRDPATRAEAMSLVIGR from the coding sequence GTGCCGGGCAGCGACGGCCGCGGCGCGCACCGCCCCCCGCACGAGGTCCCGGCCTACGACGCCCCGCGCGCCGAGGCCGCGATCCGGGAGCTGCTGCTCGCGGTCGGGGAGGACCCCGACCGCGAGGGCCTGCGGGACACCCCGGCGCGCGTCGCGCGGGCGTACCAGGAGATCTTCGCCGGCCTGCGGCAGGACCCGGTGGACGTGCTCAGCGCGACGTTCGACATCGGCCACGAGGAGATGGTCCTGGTCAAGGACATCGAGGTGTACTCGACCTGCGAGCACCACCTCGTGCCCTTCCACGGCGTCGCGCACATCGGGTACATCCCGGGGGCGACGGGCCGGGTCACCGGGCTGTCGAAGCTCGCGCGGCTGGTGGACGTCTACGCCCGGCGCCCGCAGGTGCAGGAGCGGATGACGGGGGAGATCGCGGACGCCCTGGTCGAGGTGCTCGAGCCGCGCGGCGTGCTGGTCGTGGTGGAGTGCGAGCACCTGTGCATGTCCATGCGCGGCGTCCGCAAGCCGGGGTCGCGGACGGTCACCTCGGCGGTGCGCGGCCAGATGCGGGACCCCGCGACGCGCGCCGAGGCGATGAGCCTCGTCATCGGGCGCTGA
- the ftsH gene encoding ATP-dependent zinc metalloprotease FtsH, translating into MTLKRLTRGPVLWIVLAVLILWIAASAFMGSGVQRIDTSDGLELIRDGKVEQAKITEGSQRVDLTLTEDFTKEGENLGTEVQFYYVVPQGPSVVEAIADADPAGGYTSDVPQQSWWGSLLTLILPFVIILGLFWFLMSSMQGGGSRVMSFGKSKAKLVSKESPQVTFADVAGVDEAVEELQEIKEFLSEPAKFQAVGAKIPKGVLLYGPPGTGKTLLARAVAGEAGVPFYSISGSDFVEMFVGVGASRVRDLFTQAKENAPAIIFIDEIDAVGRHRGAGMGGGHDEREQTLNQMLVEMDGFDVNANVILIAATNRPDILDPALLRPGRFDRQVAVEAPDLKGRERILQVHAQGKPMATDVDLAAVARRTPGFTGADLANVLNEAALLTARSNAQIVDNRALDEAIDRVIAGPQKRTRVMKVKEQKITAYHEGGHALVAAALRYTDPVTKVTILPRGRALGYTMVMPTEDKYSTTRNELLDQLAYAMGGRVAEELVFHDPTTGASNDIEKATATARKMVTQYGMSEQVGAVKLGQDSGEVFMGRDMGHGRDYSESVAGTVDVEVRKLMDAAHTEAWEILVEYRDVLDALVLELLEKETLNQQELAVIFEPITKRPPRQVWLSSEQRAVSDRPPVLTAAEKAQQNGAVVPEDEAAAAKDEHPAVGVVEVPPGQTPDLGPASRSAEGDAGARG; encoded by the coding sequence ATGACACTCAAGCGCCTCACCCGCGGACCCGTCCTGTGGATCGTCCTCGCCGTCCTGATCCTGTGGATCGCGGCCAGCGCCTTCATGGGGTCCGGCGTCCAGCGGATCGACACCTCCGACGGCCTCGAGCTGATCCGGGACGGCAAGGTCGAGCAGGCCAAGATCACCGAGGGCTCGCAGCGCGTCGACCTCACCCTCACCGAGGACTTCACCAAGGAGGGGGAGAACCTCGGCACGGAGGTGCAGTTCTACTACGTCGTGCCGCAGGGCCCGTCCGTGGTGGAGGCGATCGCGGACGCCGACCCGGCCGGCGGGTACACCTCCGACGTCCCGCAGCAGTCGTGGTGGGGCAGCCTGCTCACGCTGATCCTGCCGTTCGTCATCATCCTGGGCCTGTTCTGGTTCCTCATGTCGTCCATGCAGGGCGGCGGCTCGCGGGTGATGTCCTTCGGCAAGTCGAAGGCGAAGCTGGTGTCCAAGGAGTCCCCGCAGGTGACGTTCGCGGACGTCGCGGGCGTGGACGAGGCGGTCGAGGAGCTCCAGGAGATCAAGGAGTTCCTCTCCGAGCCCGCGAAGTTCCAGGCCGTCGGCGCCAAGATCCCCAAGGGCGTGCTGCTGTACGGCCCGCCCGGGACCGGCAAGACCCTGCTGGCCCGCGCCGTCGCGGGCGAGGCGGGCGTGCCGTTCTACTCGATCTCCGGCTCGGACTTCGTCGAGATGTTCGTGGGCGTCGGCGCCAGCCGCGTGCGGGACCTGTTCACGCAGGCCAAGGAGAACGCCCCGGCGATCATCTTCATCGACGAGATCGACGCCGTCGGCCGGCACCGCGGCGCGGGCATGGGCGGCGGCCACGACGAGCGCGAGCAGACCCTCAACCAGATGCTGGTCGAGATGGACGGCTTCGACGTCAACGCGAACGTCATCCTCATCGCGGCGACCAACCGCCCGGACATCCTCGACCCCGCGCTGCTGCGGCCCGGCCGGTTCGACCGCCAGGTGGCGGTCGAGGCCCCGGACCTCAAGGGCCGCGAGCGGATCCTGCAGGTGCACGCGCAGGGCAAGCCGATGGCCACCGACGTCGACCTCGCGGCCGTCGCCCGCCGGACCCCCGGGTTCACCGGCGCGGACCTGGCGAACGTGCTGAACGAGGCCGCGCTGCTCACGGCCCGGTCGAACGCGCAGATCGTCGACAACCGGGCGCTGGACGAGGCGATCGACCGCGTCATCGCCGGCCCGCAGAAGCGCACCCGCGTCATGAAGGTCAAGGAGCAGAAGATCACCGCGTACCACGAGGGCGGGCACGCCCTGGTCGCGGCGGCGCTGCGGTACACCGACCCGGTGACCAAGGTGACGATCCTGCCGCGCGGCCGGGCCCTCGGCTACACGATGGTCATGCCGACCGAGGACAAGTACTCCACGACGCGCAACGAGCTGCTCGACCAGCTCGCGTACGCCATGGGCGGCCGGGTCGCCGAGGAGCTCGTGTTCCACGACCCGACCACCGGCGCCAGCAACGACATCGAGAAGGCCACCGCCACGGCCCGCAAGATGGTCACGCAGTACGGCATGAGCGAGCAGGTCGGCGCCGTGAAGCTCGGCCAGGACTCCGGCGAGGTCTTCATGGGCCGCGACATGGGCCACGGCCGCGACTACTCCGAGTCGGTCGCCGGCACGGTGGACGTCGAGGTGCGCAAGCTCATGGACGCCGCGCACACCGAGGCGTGGGAGATCCTCGTCGAGTACCGCGACGTCCTGGACGCCCTGGTGCTGGAGCTGCTGGAGAAGGAGACCCTCAACCAGCAGGAGCTGGCGGTCATCTTCGAGCCGATCACCAAGCGCCCGCCGCGCCAGGTGTGGCTGTCCAGCGAGCAGCGCGCCGTGTCCGACCGCCCGCCGGTGCTCACCGCCGCGGAGAAGGCGCAGCAGAACGGCGCGGTCGTCCCGGAGGACGAGGCCGCCGCGGCCAAGGACGAGCACCCCGCCGTGGGCGTCGTCGAGGTCCCGCCGGGCCAGACCCCCGACCTCGGCCCGGCCTCGCGCTCGGCCGAGGGCGACGCCGGCGCGCGGGGCTGA
- the hpt gene encoding hypoxanthine phosphoribosyltransferase, whose amino-acid sequence MNVDDMGADLERVLLTEEQLGQRLDEIAAQIDEDYAGREILLVGVLKGAVMVMADLARRISTPLAMDWMAVSSYGSGTKSSGVVRILKDLDADLTGRHVLIVEDIIDSGLTLSWLLANLRSRGPASVEIATMLRKPEAAKVDVDVRYVGFDIPNEFVVGYGLDYAEKYRNLPFVGTLAPHVYAS is encoded by the coding sequence GTGAACGTCGACGACATGGGCGCGGACCTGGAGCGGGTGCTCCTCACCGAGGAGCAGCTCGGGCAGCGGCTCGACGAGATCGCCGCGCAGATCGACGAGGACTACGCGGGTCGGGAGATCCTGCTGGTCGGCGTCCTCAAGGGCGCGGTCATGGTGATGGCCGACCTCGCGCGGCGGATCAGCACCCCGCTGGCGATGGACTGGATGGCCGTGTCGTCCTACGGCTCGGGGACCAAGTCGTCCGGCGTCGTGCGGATCCTCAAGGACCTCGACGCGGACCTCACCGGCCGGCACGTGCTGATCGTCGAGGACATCATCGACTCCGGCCTCACGCTGTCCTGGCTGCTGGCCAACCTGCGCAGCCGCGGCCCGGCGTCGGTCGAGATCGCCACGATGCTCCGCAAGCCGGAGGCCGCCAAGGTCGACGTGGACGTGCGCTACGTCGGCTTCGACATCCCGAACGAGTTCGTCGTCGGGTACGGCCTGGACTACGCCGAGAAGTACCGGAACCTGCCGTTCGTCGGGACGCTCGCGCCGCACGTCTACGCGTCCTGA